The DNA sequence TAACCTGGCTGGGCTGCACAGTTTTGCCGCCTGCAAGCGCCACTGATTCGCCCCGCTGCAGCTTGGACCATAATTCGCCTTCGGGGACGCCTAGCGCCAGCGCTTTTTTGGGGTAGAATTTGCCTGCGCGGGGCTTCTCGACAAAGGCTAGACAGTAGCCGTCTACGGCGTGGCTGGATTTGACTGCTAAAACCTGGTATTGGTCTTCCTCGCAGACAACGCCTTCACCGGCGATTTCGTTGATGCTGACGGGGTAGTTTAAGCCGAAGTTAAGGGTTTCTTTGGCGCATAGCAGAAACTTCGCCAGCCCCACCGGCCCGTATACGTCGAGGGGTTCTTTGCGGTCCATAAGCGCCATCGTCTGCAGCAGCCCCGGCAAGCCCAGGACGTGGTCGCCATGCAGGTGGGTGATTAGGATTTTCATTTTGCGGTGAAAACTCACTTTTGCCCCCATCATCTGCCGCTGCACGCCCTCGCCGCAGTCAAACATCCATTGGCTACGGGGACACTGCACCAGCACAGCTGGCAAACCCCGCTTAAGCGTAGGCACGCTGCCGCCTGTTCCCAGAAACACCACACGAATACTCATGCACTCACCTTTTGGAATACTGCGATTTCCCGCGTTAACGTCGCGTGGACGTAGGCAAAGTGGGATTCGATGTGTCGAAAGCCCAGCTCTTCGCCGAGGCGGGTTATGTTTAATGTTTTAGGCGCAGCTATACAAATCCGTTGCCCCGCCCCAAGCAGCGCCGAAGCCGCGGCGAGCACTTCGGTTACCAGCTGAGCCGTGGTGGATTTAAGGGTGCTGCTGCTGCGTCCATAGGGGGGATCAGTGACGATTGCATCCGCCTTCTTCAGCGGGATTTTGCGGCTATCCGCCCAAATCAGCCCCTCCGCCGAAATACCAAAGTGCGCCAGATTCTTTTTTGTGCCCAAAACCATCCGCTTCTGCGCGTCCACGCCGACGGCTCGGCAGCCGATGAAGGTGGCTTCGATGAGGCTGGTGCCAGTGCCGCAGAACGGGTCAAGGAGCACCGACTCGGCTTTGGCATGTGACAGATTTACCATGCACCGCGCCATCTTGGAGGGCATCGCGGAGGGGTGGAAGAAGGGTTTTTTGCGTGGGCGGCGTTCGCTGAAGGTTTTGCTGGTTATCTCGG is a window from the Candidatus Bathyarchaeota archaeon genome containing:
- the rnz gene encoding ribonuclease Z, whose protein sequence is MSIRVVFLGTGGSVPTLKRGLPAVLVQCPRSQWMFDCGEGVQRQMMGAKVSFHRKMKILITHLHGDHVLGLPGLLQTMALMDRKEPLDVYGPVGLAKFLLCAKETLNFGLNYPVSINEIAGEGVVCEEDQYQVLAVKSSHAVDGYCLAFVEKPRAGKFYPKKALALGVPEGELWSKLQRGESVALAGGKTVQPSQVMGPVREGRKIVYTGDTKPFSAFAEFAQDADLVIHDCTFDDSMAERAGTDGHSTPSQAAAQAKAAEAKQLVLSHISARYPDASALLEQAKKVFPNTLLAEDGLELELPLNQ
- a CDS encoding THUMP domain-containing protein translates to MPKLFFLLSGENPTLPAAEAKAILEAEGYGYSDRGMMDQILRLEADDVECVKAVQLRSAYTRVCAQELLVANATYQDILEAASKVDFSDVLKEGQSFVVRIDRIKNYADADINTMTLEVKLGGQILRQTPGAKVNLKNPDRTFLGVITDNKLILGLKLTEITSKTFSERRPRKKPFFHPSAMPSKMARCMVNLSHAKAESVLLDPFCGTGTSLIEATFIGCRAVGVDAQKRMVLGTKKNLAHFGISAEGLIWADSRKIPLKKADAIVTDPPYGRSSSTLKSTTAQLVTEVLAAASALLGAGQRICIAAPKTLNITRLGEELGFRHIESHFAYVHATLTREIAVFQKVSA